TTGCTGGTAAATCTGTTGGCCGGAACAAGGCCCATCAGCATCAGCAGATGCACGATTGCCGCAGCGGCGGGCAATCCCAATGCGACGAAATAGATCCGAAGCTTTCGCGCATCGGGCTTGGTCGCACCAAAATAGAACAGATAGCCATAGAGGATCATCAGCACACCGATATGGAACAGGAAAAAGCTGCGCGCAAAATGGATGTACAGGTCGCTGACCGATGTCAGGGAACACAGGCTTGCAAGTGCCGCGTAAACCGCAAGAGCGGTGAATACGGTGCGCTTGTATTTGTCCAGTTCAATGATGTAGGCCCACATCATCACACTGGTCGCAAGCGAGAAGGCCGTGCCGGCACCGGTGATGGCATCACTGGCAAATTGCCATGTGCCGGACAGAAGAAGCTGGGCATAGCCAGAAATGCCCGCCGTTCCGGCAAACAGGGCCAGAACATAAAGCCCGTACCAGACAATCGCCCGGTCGCGGATCAGCAGACCCAGCGTGAAATAGACCATGAAGCCGATTAAAAGGATGCCAAGATAAAGCCCGTACAGAAACGTATCCTGCACGTTTTCGGTGATCAGGGATGTATCGGATTTTATAGACGCATTCAAAAGCTGGGCGCTGTTGCTTGAAACGCCGATCACCAGCCAGTATTTTCCTGCCGGAAGGTTGGGCCATTCGCTTAGATGCTGGCGACCCCGGGCTTCGGATGGGTTCGGGGGGATATGATCCCCAACGACATCGTTCCAGACGGTTATCCGTGTATCGGCATCAAGGATCGCAAGCCTTATCCGGTTCAGATAAGGCGGTGAAATTTCAAGATAGCGTTTGAGTTCAAGCGGTTTTTCACCGTCCTTTGTGACAAGGATCTGCATCCGGTACCAGACGGCTTCAAGCGTGTAACCGGGGCCGGTTGATCCCATAAGCGGTGTGAAATTGTCTGCCGGGAGCATGGCGACATCGGCGGCTGTTCGAACCTGCCGTTTGGTTGACAGACGTTCGATCAGCGGTGCGAGGTCAATATCATCCTGATCGGCGGAATAGGACACGATGACAAGTTCATGAGGGCCCATATTGGCAAGGGCAGGGCGGGTCATGAAAATCATCGCGATGATGACCTGCACTATGATCCCTGTGATATAACCCTTGCGGCAACCGGTTTTCCGCAAAATGCCCCCGATTTCGGAATATTCAAACGCTTCGTATCCTAGATACCGGGTTTTAAAAGCAAGGTCATGGCTTTTATAAGCGAAGGGTAAAGGATGCGATTAACGGATCGGTTGCTTATGAAAGGTATAATCGGTCACTTGCCGGTAGCATTGCGCGGACACTTTGATATAACCGGCAGTCAGGAAAAATAACCCGCACGCCGATGTGCCGGGATGGAAGCAGAGAAGACGAGCATGAGCCGTAAATATTTCGGGACCGACGGTATTCGCGGAACCGCCAACACCGCCCCCATGACAGCCGAAGTTGCGCTTAAGGTCGGGATGGCCGCTGGCCATTATTTCACCCGTGGCGATCATCGTCATCGTGTGGTGATTGGCAAGGATACCCGTCTGTCGGGCTATATGCTTGAACCGGCCCTTGTTGCCGGTTTTACGTCGATGGGGATGGATGTGATGCTGGTCGGGCCGATGCCGACCCCGGCCGTTGCCATGCTGACCAAATCGATGCGGGCTGATATCGGCGTGATGATTTCCGCCTCGCACAATCCGTTTCAGGATAACGGCATCAAGCTTTTTGGCCCGGATGGCTTCAAACTGTCCGACGAGGTCGAACTTGAGATCGAAGCGATGATGGATAGCGACATGTCGGCGTTGCTGGTGGCTGCCGACAAGCTAGGCCGTGCGCAGCGCATTGATGATGCGCCGGGCCGCTATATTGAGGCGGTCAAATCATCGCTGCCGTCTTCGGTGACGCTTGAGGGGCTCAAGATCGTTCTGGATTGCGCCAATGGCGCGGCTTATTCCGTGGCGCCCAAGGTCCTGCGTGAACTTGGCGCGGATGTCATTGAAATCGGGACCAAACCGAACGGTCTTAACATTAATGCCGAATGCGGATCGACGCATACCCAAACCATGTGCGACCGGGTGTTGGCCGAAAAGGCCGATGTCGGGATTGCCCTGGATGGTGATGCCGACCGGGTTCAGATGTGTGATGAAAAAGGCCAGCTGATCGATGGGGATCAGTTGATGGGGCTTGTCACCACCCATTGGAAACGCACCGGGCAGTTGCGCGGCAATGCGCTGGTTGCGACGGTGATGTCAAACCTTGGTCTTGAACGTTACCTTGAAAGTAATGGGTTGCGCCTGATCCGTACCAAAGTCGGTGATCGTTACGTTGTGGAACAGATGCGCGCCCTTGATTGCAATGTCGGCGGGGAACAGTCCGGGCATATCGTGCTGTCGGATTTTGCATCGACCGGTGATGGCTTGCTGGCGTCCCTTCAGGTCCTGGCGGTTCTGGCGGATCGCGATGGTCCGGTTTCGGAAGTCAGCCGCGTTTTCGATCCGCTGCCGCAAATCCTTAAGAACGTGCGTTATGTGGCGGGTTCCGATCCGCTGTCACACAGCAGTGTGGTTGATGCGATTTCCAGTGCCGAACGGGCCTTTAACGGCGATGGTCGCGTTCTGATCCGCAAATCGGGAACCGAACCGCTGATCCGTGTGATGGCCGAAGGGGATGACGCGATCAAGGTTGAACAGATTGTTGATGGCATTGTTGCCGAAATCATGGCTGTTGCGGGTTAAGGCAGCAGGACTATCTTGAAGCGAATATCAGAAGTGCTTGGAGGTCGATCATGAAAGGTCGCGTATTGATCATTGCCGGTTCGGATTGTTCCGGTGGGGCCGGAATTCAGGCCGACATCAAAACCGTGACTGTTCTGGGTGGATATGCCGCAACCGCGATCACGGCGCTGACGGTGCAAAATACCACCGGTGTTTTTGATGTTCTGGGCATTGATCCGAAACTGATCGTCCATCAGGCCGAAGTCACGATTGATGATATCGGGGCCGATGCGATCAAGACCGGTATGCTGCATAGTGTGCCGGTGATCGAAGCGGTTGCAAAATTCATCCGGGACAAAGCCACCGATATTCCGATTGTTGTTGATCCGGTGATGATATCGCAAAGCGGATCGCGTCTTTTGAACGAAGACGCGGTTGATGCGCTGATCAAAAACATGGTGCCGCTGGCGACCGTCCTGACCCCGAATATTCCCGAGGCAGAAGTGCTTTCGGGAATGAAGATTTTGACCGAGGGTGACATGATCGAAGCCGCCCGCAAGATCGGTGAACTGGGGGCCAAGGCGGTGCTGGTCAAGGGCGGCCATGCCGACGGCGAGCGGATTGTTGATATCCTGTGGCGGCATGATGGTGATATCGAAGGGTTTGAGGCGGATCGTATTCCGTCGGAAAACAACCATGGGACGGGTTGTTCGCTTGCAAGTGCGATTGCCACCGGGCTTTCGCAGGGCATGGGGCTTAGCGATGCGGTGGCGCGCGCGCGTGCTTTCGTCCGCGAAGCGATCCGCACGGCCCCTGATTTTGGCAAGGGCAATGGCCCGTTGAACCACGCGCATCCTGTTACTGGTGAATAGTCAGAATACAACCTCCGTCGGGATTTCTAATGGCTTTTAACATTTCACACCGTACGAAGCGCCGGTTGTTCCTGATTGCGATCATCGCATTGGTTGCCGCAACCGTGGCAGAAGAATCACGGCGTTTCATTGCCGATCAGATCTGGACGGATGATGCCGCACCCTGGGAAAAGGTGACGGCGGTTTATTATCCCGATACGCAGAAACAAACCGATATCCGTATTTCGGATGCAAGGTTTGATGACGTTGCACAATGCCGAGAACATATTGCCAAGCTGGCAACTGAAAACGGGGATGCGGACCTGCAAAAGGGACGGTCAGAATGTGCCGTCGGGTTTTACCGCGATGGCACGGGCGAGGGTAGCTATCGCCTGATCATCGAATAGGACGCCGGACCTAAAGCACGTACCACAGCAGGCCGGGCAGGGCGATGGCGGCAAGGAAGCTTGAACTGATGACCACACCGGCGACTTCTTCGGGTTCGCGGTTGTAAAGCTGGGCAAACAGATAGCAGAACACCGCAACCGGCATCGAACATTGCAGGATGACGACCCCGCGTTCGATCCCGGTAAGCCCCATGGCTTCGGAAAGGCCGACGCCAACCGCAAAGCCCATCACAAGGCGCAGCATGCTAAGGGCGGTGCTGCGTGCGAGGCTGACCGGGCGGAGGCGGGCCAGTGACACACCCAATGTAAACAGCATTAACGGAATGGTCAGCTGTCCAATCAGGTTGGTCGTGTTGTAAAGCCATGCCGGGACTTCGGTATTGGTCGCAAGGAAGCCGGTTGCAATCAGGGTTGCCGGGATGATCGGCATTTTGATGATCGATTTAAGCGAGAAACTGCCCGAAACGAACGCCACCCCGATGGTCAGTTGCAAAACCACGTAAACCGCAAAGAACGCGACCGACAGCGCCAGACCATCCTGCCCGTATGCCAGCATGCAAAGCGGCAGACCGACATTGCCGACATTCGGCCAGGTCAGCGATTGCAGATAGGTCCGCGGGGCCAGTTTGAAAACTTTCAGGATTGGCCAGCCGATCAGGACGAAAATGATGTTCGCGGCAAGGGCGGCAGTCCCCATTGATACCAGCGCATCCGCACCAAGGTCGACCGTGGCAAGGGCTGCAAAGGTCAGGCAGGGGGTCGCAAAATAGGTGACGATGGATGTCACCAGGCCCGTATCGAAATGTCTGCCGGATCGTGCCCAGATATAACCAAGACCCGTGGTTATGAAAACCGGTGCAAGAATGGCAAAGATATCGGCAAACATGAAATTCAGTATCCCCAGATGGCTTGGCTCAAATGGCCCCGGGTGAAATTGTCATGACCGATAGTCGCGGGGCAAGCGAATAATGGTAATACCAGTTGGTTTTCCGCATCGCGATAAGTCGACGCAAACCTGCGTCGTGAAAACTTGTCATTCCGGATGCGGATGGTGCATGTTAGCGCGATATTGGCGCAGCTAGACAAGATACAGTGTTCGACATGAGCCATAGGAAATACGATTTCGTTCGCCGCCATTTCATTGATCCGGCTCCGCGCTGGCGCGATCAGCGCAATCCTGTGCCTGCGGTTTTTCTAGATCGCGATGGGGTGGTGAATGAAGAGGTTCACTACCTGTCAAAGATTGATGATCTAGCCCTGATCCCCGGAACCGCCAGCGCGATCAAGCAGCTTAACGATGCCGGTATTCCGGTTGTGATCGTGACCAACCAGTCGGCGGTGGCGCGTGGCTATCTGACCGAGGCGGGCCTTCGTGACCTGCATGAGGCGATGCTTGCGATGCTGGCGCGTGCGGGGGCATCGGTGCAGGGGATTTATTATTCGCCCTATCATCCCGACGGGGTTGAGGGATATCGCCGCGAAAGCGAATGCCGCAAACCGGGCCCGGCCATGATCCTTGCCGCGGCCGAGGATTTTGCGATTTCGCTGCCTGACAGTGTTCTGATCGGGGATCGCATCAATGATATCCGTGCCGGACGTGCGGCCGGAACCCACGCGGTGATCGTGCGGACCGGGCACGGAGCGAAGGAAACCACCTGGCCCGAGGCGGCAGAGGCCGACTTTATCGCCGATGACTTGCAGGCGGCTGTATCGGAATTATTCGCGCGCGGTGTTCTGGCGCGTTAGGCGCATCATAACGCGCACCAGGTTTTCCACATATCCCGGCAGGCTTCTTCAAGCTCGCGGGCGGCGGCTTGGCTGCTCATGGCCTTGCTGTTTTTCATCCGGTCGCGCATGCCGGCCCGAATGGTGGTAAGGGCGTTGATATCCTGTGTCAGAAGGAGGGCCTTTTCGACGTAGCCTTTCTGCGTTTCTGCCGCCAGTGCATCGAGCCCGATATCGGACAGCAGGCAAAGCCCCCCGCGGGATGCCGGTGTTTCCCCGACCATCGTGACAAACGGAATACCGTGCCAGAGCATATCAAAATAGCGCGCGATATCGATCATCGGGAACGGGGCCAAGCCGATATCGATTCGGGCGTAAAGATCGGGTTTGTCTTCGGGACTGACCGTACCAATCAGATTGACGCGATCCGAGTGCAGCCCGGCCTGACGCAGCCGATCCAGCATCGTCTTTTTGGCAAAGGCATCACCCAGAACATCATTCTGAATGACAAGGCGGCTGCCCTTGATCTTGTTTAAAACACGCGCAAAGCAGTTCAGGCTGGCGTCGCTGATGTTTGATAACCGGTCAAAGCAGCCAAAGGTCACGACCTCGTCAATTGCCGCCGGAAGAAGGCTTAGCGGGGCGGCATCATCGGCACCGGCATAGGCGAAAGGTCCTGATCCCAGATGCTGCACATTTTCGCAAAACAGCTTGTTTTCGGCAGGTTTGGCCGGGATCGCACGATGATGGACAAGGATATAATCCATCTGGCTGATGCCGGTTGTCATCGGAGCGATACTGGCCTGAACCGGGGCAGCGCGATGGGCAAATACCGTGATCGGCTGATTGGCGACCGGACCGGTCAGGTCAAACAGGATGTCGATCCTGTCCTTGCGGATGCGCTCAACGATCTGAAGCGGACTTTGGCCGTAAACCTCGCGCCAGCCATCGGCCATGACCTGCCATGAACGGGTGGTTTGGTCCGGGCGCGGGGTGGCCGAATACAGAAACAGTTCGACCTCGTTGCGGTTAAGGTGCCGGGCGACACCTGATAGAAGGGCGAAGGAAGCATGTTCGCAAAAATGCGGTGACAGCCATCCGATGCGAAGCCGTTTATCAATCTGTTTGCTGTTGATGAATTTCGGTTCGGGCATTGTCGGCATGTGGCTTCGTGCCCATTGGCGGGCCTGTTTAAGATATTCGACCCCGCCGATATCGGGCAGCCTGGCAACCGCTGCCAGAAGGGCTGTGTGGGCATCCGCATTTGCCGGGTGTTTTTCCACAAGCACGGTCAGTTCGGCAATCGCGCTTGCAATATCGCCGCACCGCAATTCGATATCGGCAATTTCAAGATCGATTTCGATCCTGCCCTTGGCAAGGCGCTTGGCGGTTTTAAGGATCGCGATGGCCTTGGCATAATCGCCCTGTGCCGAGAGCGCGCGGCCCAAACCGTGCAGGGCCGGGACATGACGGGGATCAATGCTGAGCGCGCGTTGATACAGGTTTTGCGCCATGCCGGGATAGCCAAGCCGCAGCGAAACATCCCCGACACGGCAAATCATATTCGGGGTGATGCCGGCGGCCTCGGCGGCGCGGTCAAGCGATGTCAGGGCGGCCTCTTCCTGTCCCAGTGCGTGCAATGCCTCGCCAAATAACAAAAGGCCTTCGTAATGATCGGGTTTAAGGCCCAGCAACCGCCCCAGAAGATCAACCGTCTGTCCGATATGGCCGCGTGGCATTTCAAGGCGGGCGAGATGATAAAGGGCAGTGGGGAAATCGCCGTGATAGCTGATGGCCTGGCGGAATTCGTCGATGGCCTTTTCGATCTGTCCGGCGCGTTCCAGTGCAATCGCGAAATTGCACCGAACGGCAGGATTGGCACCAAGCCGGGGCAGGCAGCTATCAAACAGTTCAAGCGCCTCGCGGTGGCGATCAATGCCGGTCAGAAGAGTCGCCAGCAGATGTTCGACTTCGGGATTTCCGGGCGAAAGCGACAGGGCACGACGGTAAATCTTCTCGGCCTCATCAGGACGGTTGCCTTCATGCGCGCTTAGTCCACGCCTGAGCAGGGTCTTGAGATCGGCCGACATCGATATGCTTTACCTCGTAAGATGGACAGTCCTGATCGCTGTCATATGGGGCAGCATGCAGAAAAAGGAACGTTCTGTCATTGCTTTAAAGCATTTCATCGTTTCAGGAAAAAGAATGATGGCGCCGTAAAAAGCATAAAAAAAAACCCCGAGCCTGCAAGCAGGCCGGGGTGAGAATGGGAGTGGGAGAATCGCCTGGCGGCGATAATCACCTATTAAGATATGGATTGTGGTCGAGGCCGTCGCCTATCTAATGGGATAGCATTTTGGGTCTTTCGGGTAGGTTGGCTAGGGGAAGGTGGTGGAATTCCCGAAACTTAACCCGGTGATTGAAAGTGCTGCCTTGTAAAGGGCTGCTATCTTTCAGGTAGCATTCGTTCCATATGGCGCAAAAACACGAAATTTTCGGGCAAAAAACTGTCATTGGGCGCGAAGACTGTGCTAGAAGCCCTAAATATGTGACAATGATAAATACCCCGCGAAGATAGAGAGGTTCGACCATGCCGGAATATCGGTCCCGTACAACCACCCATGGCCGCAATATGGCCGGTGCGCGCGGCCTTTGGCGCGCCACGGGCATGAAGGATGAAGACTTTGACAAGCCGATCATTGCGGTCGTCAACAGCTTTACCCAGTTCGTCCCCGGCCACGTTCACCTGAAAGACCTTGGTCAGATGGTGGCACGCGAAATCGAAGCCGCTGGTGGTGTTGCCAAGGAATTCAATACCATTGCCGTTGATGACGGTATTGCGATGGGCCATGATGGTATGCTTTACAGCCTGCCGTCACGTGAAATCATCGCGGATTCCGTCGAATATATGGTCAATGCCCATTGCGCGGATGCGATGGTCTGCATTTCCAACTGTGACAAGATCACGCCGGGCATGCTGATGGCCGCAATGCGCCTTAACGTTCCGGCGGTGTTCGTTTCCGGTGGCCCGATGGAGGCCGGGAAGGTCACCATCAATGGTCAGGAACGTCATCTTGACCTTGTTGATGCTATGGTCGAAGCCGCCGATCCGAAAATCTCGGACGAACAGGTTGCTGTTGTCGAACGGTCGGCATGCCCGACCTGTGGTTCGTGTTCCGGGATGTTTACCGCCAACTCGATGAACTGTCTGGCCGAGGCTCTTGGTCTTGCGCTTCCGGGTAACGGTTCGGTGCTGGCAACGCATGCCGCGCGTCAGGAACTGTTCCTTGAGGCAGCGCGCACATCCGTCAAGCTGGCACGCCGTTATTACGAGGAAGAAGACGTTACCGCGACCCCGCGCGGCATCGCAACGTTCAAGGCCTTTGAAAATGCCATGGCGCTTGATATTGCGATGGGCGGTTCGACCAATACGGTTCTTCATCTTCTGGCTATCGCCAAGGAAGCGGAGGTCGATTTTACCATGGCGGATATGGATCGTCTGTCGCGCCAGATTCCGCATCTGTCGAAGGTTGCGCCCTCGCATCCGCTATATCACATGGAAGACGTTCATCGTGCCGGCGGCATCATGCGTATTCTGGGCGAGCTGGAACGCGGTGGGTTGCTGCATACCGATGTGCCGACGGTTCATAGCAAAACCATGGCCGATGCCCTTGAAAAATGGGACATCCGGCGCACCAAGAACGAAGCGGTGCATAAATTCTTCCGCGCCATGCCGGGGGGCATCCCGACCCAGACCGCGTTCAGTCAGGAACGGTATTGGGATGATCTTGACCTTGACGAAAAAGAAGGCTGTATCCGCGATATCGAACATGCCTACAGCAAGGATGGCGGTCTGGCGGTTCTGTTTGGCAATATGGCGGTCAATGGCTGTATCGTTAAAACCGCCGGTGTCGATGCCAGCATCCTGAAATTTACTGGTCCGGCCGTGATCTGCGAAAGCCAGGACGAGGCGGTTGCCAAGGTTCTGGGGGGCGAGGTCAAGGAAGGCGATGTTGTCGTCATCCGTTATGAAGGCCCCAAAGGGGGCCCGGGCATGCAGGAAATGCTGTATCCGACCAGCTATCTGAAATCGATGGGGCTGGGCAAGGCCTGCGCGCTTGTCACCGATGGCCGTTTCTCGGGCGGGACGTCGGGGCTTTCGATTGGCCATGTATCGCCCGAAGCCGCGGCAGGCGGGGATATCGCATTGATCGAGCCGGGCGATATCATCGAAATCGATATTCCGAACCGTTCGATTAAAATTGCGGTCGATGACGCGGTTCTGGCTGCACGCCGTCAGGAAATGGAAGCCAAGGGCAAGGATGCTTGGAAACCGGCCAAACCGCGCAAACGCAAGGTGACAACGGCCCTTCGTGCCTATGCCGCGCTTGCAACCAGTGCCGATCAGGGTGCGGTTCGCGATGTAACGCAGGTCGAATTTTAAGTCGTCCAGACCATAACATCAAAAACGCCGCCCGGTTCGCCGGGCGGCTTTTTGTTTGGGGTATCAAGAATGATCAGGGTTTGCGAAGCGTGCTGAACCCGTGTGCAAAGCTGTGGCCGAGGTTGGGCAGGGCATTGGCAATCGCCTGAACGGCAAAACCGATAAATAAAACCCCGGTGGCGCGAACAATCCAGATTTCGTGGCGCTGATACATCCGGCGCAACACGCCAAGTCCGACAATCCAGATC
The Thalassospira xiamenensis M-5 = DSM 17429 DNA segment above includes these coding regions:
- a CDS encoding D-glycero-alpha-D-manno-heptose-1,7-bisphosphate 7-phosphatase gives rise to the protein MSHRKYDFVRRHFIDPAPRWRDQRNPVPAVFLDRDGVVNEEVHYLSKIDDLALIPGTASAIKQLNDAGIPVVIVTNQSAVARGYLTEAGLRDLHEAMLAMLARAGASVQGIYYSPYHPDGVEGYRRESECRKPGPAMILAAAEDFAISLPDSVLIGDRINDIRAGRAAGTHAVIVRTGHGAKETTWPEAAEADFIADDLQAAVSELFARGVLAR
- a CDS encoding tetratricopeptide repeat protein, producing the protein MSADLKTLLRRGLSAHEGNRPDEAEKIYRRALSLSPGNPEVEHLLATLLTGIDRHREALELFDSCLPRLGANPAVRCNFAIALERAGQIEKAIDEFRQAISYHGDFPTALYHLARLEMPRGHIGQTVDLLGRLLGLKPDHYEGLLLFGEALHALGQEEAALTSLDRAAEAAGITPNMICRVGDVSLRLGYPGMAQNLYQRALSIDPRHVPALHGLGRALSAQGDYAKAIAILKTAKRLAKGRIEIDLEIADIELRCGDIASAIAELTVLVEKHPANADAHTALLAAVARLPDIGGVEYLKQARQWARSHMPTMPEPKFINSKQIDKRLRIGWLSPHFCEHASFALLSGVARHLNRNEVELFLYSATPRPDQTTRSWQVMADGWREVYGQSPLQIVERIRKDRIDILFDLTGPVANQPITVFAHRAAPVQASIAPMTTGISQMDYILVHHRAIPAKPAENKLFCENVQHLGSGPFAYAGADDAAPLSLLPAAIDEVVTFGCFDRLSNISDASLNCFARVLNKIKGSRLVIQNDVLGDAFAKKTMLDRLRQAGLHSDRVNLIGTVSPEDKPDLYARIDIGLAPFPMIDIARYFDMLWHGIPFVTMVGETPASRGGLCLLSDIGLDALAAETQKGYVEKALLLTQDINALTTIRAGMRDRMKNSKAMSSQAAARELEEACRDMWKTWCAL
- a CDS encoding sensor histidine kinase, whose amino-acid sequence is MQVIIAMIFMTRPALANMGPHELVIVSYSADQDDIDLAPLIERLSTKRQVRTAADVAMLPADNFTPLMGSTGPGYTLEAVWYRMQILVTKDGEKPLELKRYLEISPPYLNRIRLAILDADTRITVWNDVVGDHIPPNPSEARGRQHLSEWPNLPAGKYWLVIGVSSNSAQLLNASIKSDTSLITENVQDTFLYGLYLGILLIGFMVYFTLGLLIRDRAIVWYGLYVLALFAGTAGISGYAQLLLSGTWQFASDAITGAGTAFSLATSVMMWAYIIELDKYKRTVFTALAVYAALASLCSLTSVSDLYIHFARSFFLFHIGVLMILYGYLFYFGATKPDARKLRIYFVALGLPAAAAIVHLLMLMGLVPANRFTSNCYQVASLVHLLLLGIAMAGRTYALASQRVTAVQNSTRANQLADEQREFITMLSHEFRTPLAIIQRAAEMVSLHVRDAPEAITNRIATIRRNATQLSELVNVFLTKETLDSTNFRISPRPTVLAPFLRDLVLRRQRETPDHDIELEEVDFTVASIDRTLIERAICNLIENALKYAPDASVRIGFTHRSDGNVYIRVTDNGPGISPDDLSLVADAFYRGNRSGSTHGVGLGLHITNRIIIGHMGRMTVSVGENGGTTILIRLPYDRELTKNNIEAARTTNLDPPTAPASDPENAS
- the thiD gene encoding bifunctional hydroxymethylpyrimidine kinase/phosphomethylpyrimidine kinase; protein product: MKGRVLIIAGSDCSGGAGIQADIKTVTVLGGYAATAITALTVQNTTGVFDVLGIDPKLIVHQAEVTIDDIGADAIKTGMLHSVPVIEAVAKFIRDKATDIPIVVDPVMISQSGSRLLNEDAVDALIKNMVPLATVLTPNIPEAEVLSGMKILTEGDMIEAARKIGELGAKAVLVKGGHADGERIVDILWRHDGDIEGFEADRIPSENNHGTGCSLASAIATGLSQGMGLSDAVARARAFVREAIRTAPDFGKGNGPLNHAHPVTGE
- the ilvD gene encoding dihydroxy-acid dehydratase; this translates as MPEYRSRTTTHGRNMAGARGLWRATGMKDEDFDKPIIAVVNSFTQFVPGHVHLKDLGQMVAREIEAAGGVAKEFNTIAVDDGIAMGHDGMLYSLPSREIIADSVEYMVNAHCADAMVCISNCDKITPGMLMAAMRLNVPAVFVSGGPMEAGKVTINGQERHLDLVDAMVEAADPKISDEQVAVVERSACPTCGSCSGMFTANSMNCLAEALGLALPGNGSVLATHAARQELFLEAARTSVKLARRYYEEEDVTATPRGIATFKAFENAMALDIAMGGSTNTVLHLLAIAKEAEVDFTMADMDRLSRQIPHLSKVAPSHPLYHMEDVHRAGGIMRILGELERGGLLHTDVPTVHSKTMADALEKWDIRRTKNEAVHKFFRAMPGGIPTQTAFSQERYWDDLDLDEKEGCIRDIEHAYSKDGGLAVLFGNMAVNGCIVKTAGVDASILKFTGPAVICESQDEAVAKVLGGEVKEGDVVVIRYEGPKGGPGMQEMLYPTSYLKSMGLGKACALVTDGRFSGGTSGLSIGHVSPEAAAGGDIALIEPGDIIEIDIPNRSIKIAVDDAVLAARRQEMEAKGKDAWKPAKPRKRKVTTALRAYAALATSADQGAVRDVTQVEF
- a CDS encoding AEC family transporter is translated as MFADIFAILAPVFITTGLGYIWARSGRHFDTGLVTSIVTYFATPCLTFAALATVDLGADALVSMGTAALAANIIFVLIGWPILKVFKLAPRTYLQSLTWPNVGNVGLPLCMLAYGQDGLALSVAFFAVYVVLQLTIGVAFVSGSFSLKSIIKMPIIPATLIATGFLATNTEVPAWLYNTTNLIGQLTIPLMLFTLGVSLARLRPVSLARSTALSMLRLVMGFAVGVGLSEAMGLTGIERGVVILQCSMPVAVFCYLFAQLYNREPEEVAGVVISSSFLAAIALPGLLWYVL
- the glmM gene encoding phosphoglucosamine mutase, translating into MSRKYFGTDGIRGTANTAPMTAEVALKVGMAAGHYFTRGDHRHRVVIGKDTRLSGYMLEPALVAGFTSMGMDVMLVGPMPTPAVAMLTKSMRADIGVMISASHNPFQDNGIKLFGPDGFKLSDEVELEIEAMMDSDMSALLVAADKLGRAQRIDDAPGRYIEAVKSSLPSSVTLEGLKIVLDCANGAAYSVAPKVLRELGADVIEIGTKPNGLNINAECGSTHTQTMCDRVLAEKADVGIALDGDADRVQMCDEKGQLIDGDQLMGLVTTHWKRTGQLRGNALVATVMSNLGLERYLESNGLRLIRTKVGDRYVVEQMRALDCNVGGEQSGHIVLSDFASTGDGLLASLQVLAVLADRDGPVSEVSRVFDPLPQILKNVRYVAGSDPLSHSSVVDAISSAERAFNGDGRVLIRKSGTEPLIRVMAEGDDAIKVEQIVDGIVAEIMAVAG